A genomic segment from Echeneis naucrates chromosome 20, fEcheNa1.1, whole genome shotgun sequence encodes:
- the rps20 gene encoding small ribosomal subunit protein uS10 isoform X1, translating into MQAFKDTGKAPVEAEVAIHRIRITLTSRNVKSLEKVCADLIRGAKEKNLKVKGPVRMPTKTLRITTRKTPCGEGSKTWDRFQMRIHKRLIDLHSPSEIVKQITSISIEPGVEVEVTIADA; encoded by the exons ATG CAGGCTTTCAAAGACACCGGTAAGGCTCCTGTGGAGGCAGAAGTTGCCATTCACCGGATCCGTATAACCCTCACCAGCCGCAATGTCAAGTCTTTGGAGAAGG TCTGTGCAGATTTGATCCGCGGAGCCAAGGAGAAGAACCTGAAGGTGAAGGGACCTGTCCGCATGCCAACCAAG ACTCTGCGCATCACCACCAGAAAGACTCCCTGTGGTGAAGGATCCAAAACCTGGGATCGTTTCCAGATGAGGATTCACAAGCGCCTGATTGATCTGCACAGCCCATCTGAAATTGTCAAGCAGATTACCTCCATCAGCATCGAGCCTGGTGTTGAGGTTGAAGTTACCATTGCAGATGCATAA
- the anks6 gene encoding ankyrin repeat and SAM domain-containing protein 6 isoform X2, with the protein MLQHAWFGHLTVAHILLENGAEINGRNRLGASVLTMAARGGHTHVVKLLLESGAYVDDYDHLAVVANGNNNNSCSTTGFGGGEGCPEGAGGREFMDITALMVASQHGHEATVRLLLEWGSDISFSQKTTGWGPLMVATLSGKVIVAQQLVERGADPDRVNVLSKTAFELAMQLKQRDIKTYLDSITTVRPQTDDERRRPDVFSALRLGNSQLVKEILEEDPTQVNSSNQEGASPLMMAAVSGQLEVVQLMVEKNADIDKQDGVHGWTALMQATYHGNKDIVKYLLSQGADVNLRAKNGYTAFDLVMLLNDPDTELVRLLASVCMQVEKDRSKHRGRVLMTHSKSRQSLKNVPVPPDDKGGLKSWWSRMSNRFRRLKLSHTLRHGLSSNRLAPFPDDAETLLDATMKANSKPGAGSNEVLAPPPALGGSEVSATWAVKSKDPGLCRASSENEEFLITIMLRSGAPSTRLPSDKLKAVIPPFLPPSNFEPWNSDRSRLLREGKSEAPRLPMPPQRKLNSSGNSDITSISRVVSRSIKFPSIPKGPSSSSPSNSGHYHSPHSSGGSNGVAGLNRDSHNRSGGSADSVLSQIAAQRKRAAALIDIKAQAQEKQHSLTQNQPPPPTSAPSLLLPDISLPNVHSGPNLVASDIQSRRKMELKKRPQSGNSSTSKSTSPTLTPSPSPTPKLPTGPGDSLSSASSHPRSKSSGGSSSGTITDEDELSSILKKLSLEKYQPIFEEQEVDMEAFLTLTDGDLKELGIKTDGPRQQILAAISELNAGKGRERQILQETIHNFQSSFGSSASNPRQPGEPRSPAGWMRHQVRSSNKR; encoded by the exons ATGTTGCAGCATGCTTG GTTTGGCCACCTGACGGTTGCTCACATCCTGCTGGAGAATGGGGCAGAGATCAACGGACGGAACAGACTGGGTGCAAGTGTCCTGACAATGGCCGCCCGGGGGGGACATACTCATGTGGTCAAACTACTCCTGGAAAGTGGAGCCTACGTTGATGACTATGATCATCTGGCTGTTGTTGCTAatggtaacaacaacaacagttgcAG CACGACTGGTTTTGGAGGTGGTGAGGGCTGTCCAGAAGGAGCGGGTGGCAGAGAATTCATGGACATCACTGCCCTGATGGTGGCATCTCAGCATGGCCACGAGGCAACGGTGCGCCTGCTGCTGGAGTGGGGCTCTGATATCAGCTTCTCCCAGAAGACCACTGGCTGGGGACCGCTGATGGTGGCCACCCTCAGTGGCAAG gTGATTGTGGCTCAGCAGCTTGTGGAACGTGGAGCTGACCCAGATCGAGTCAATGTTCTGTCAAAGACAGCGTTTGAACTAGCCATGCAGCTGAAGCAGAGGGACATCAAGACATACCTGGACTCTATCACCACCGTCAGACCGCAGACAG ATGATGAGAGAAGAAGGCCTGATGTGTTCAGTGCCCTCAGATTGG GAAATTCCCAACTAGTAAAAGAGATCTTAGAGGAGGATCCCACTCAAGTGAATTCATCCAACCAGGAGGGAGCGTCACCCCTGATGATGGCAGCTGTCAGCGGTCAGCTAGAGGTGGTGCAGCTGATGGTGGAAAAGAATGCTGACATAGACAAACAAGATGGTGTCCATGGGTGGACAGCACTAATGCAGGCCACCTATCATGG tAATAAAGACATTGTGAAGTACCTGCTAAGTCAGGGGGCAGATGTCAACCTTCGAGCGAAGAATGGATACACAGCCTTTGATCTGGTTATGCTGCTGAATGACCCAG ACACTGAGCTGGTGCGCCTTTTAGCATCAGTATGTATGCAAGTAGAAAAAGACAGGTCGAAACACCGCGGGAGAGTCTTAATGACTCACTCCAAAAGTCGACAGTCCCTCAAAAATGTTCCTGTACCACCCGACGACAAGGGAGGTCTCAAG TCATGGTGGAGTAGGATGTCAAATCGATTCCGGCGGCTCAAGTTGAGCCACACCCTGAGGCATGGCCTGTCGTCCAATCGTCTGGCTCCATTCCCAGATGATGCTGAAACTTTACTGGATGCCACGATGAAGGCAAATAGCAAACCTGGTGCTGGATCTAATGAGGTGCTGGCCCCACCTCCTGCCCTCGGAGGGAGTGAAGTCAGCGCTACCTGGGCTGTCAAGAGCAAAGACCCTG gTCTTTGTAGAGCATCTTCAGAAAATGAGGAATTCCTAATAACCATAATG TTGAGAAGTGGTGCGCCGTCGACACGGCTGCCGAGTGACAAACTGAAAGCAGTGATCCCTCCATTCCTGCCTCCATCCAACTTTGAGCCATGGAACTCAGACCGTTCACGTCTCCTCAGGGAGGGAAAGAGTGAAGCACCCAGACTGCCCATGCCTCCACAAAGGAAGCTAAACAGCAGTGGAAATTCAGATATT ACATCTATCAGCCGTGTGGTTAGCAGGTCAATTAAATTTCCCAGCATCCCCAAGGGACCATCATCCTCATCTCCCTCCAACTCAGGTCATTACCACTCACCCCACTCCTCTGGTGGATCCAATGGAGTTGCTGGGCTCAACCGGGACTCTCACAACCGTTCag GGGGCAGTGCAGACAGTGTTCTCTCGCAGATAGCAGCCCAACGaaagagagcagctgctttgaTTGACATAAAGGCCCAAGCTCAAGAGAAACAGCACAGTCTGACACAGAACCAACCCCCACCACCAACTTCAGCACCCAGCCTGCTACTGCCTGACATCAGCCTGCCCAACGTCCACTCAGGCCCTAACCTGGTTGCCTCTGACATCCAGTCAAGAAgg AAGATGGAGTTAAAGAAGAGACCCCAGTCAGGGAATTCTTCCACTTCTAAGAGCACATCACCCACTTTGACCCCATCTCCTTCCCCAACACCTAAGCTTCCTACTGGGCCAGGAGACTCTCTGTCCTCAGCTTCCTCCCATCCTCGCTCCAAGAGCAGTGGAGGTTCCAGCAGTGGGACCATCACTGATGAAG ACGAGCTGTCTAGTATCTTGAAGAAACTGTCCTTGGAGAAGTACCAGCCCATATTTGAAGAGCAGGAG GTGGACATGGAGGCATTCCTTACTTTAACAGATGGAGATCTGAAGGAGCTGGGAATTAAAACAGATGGCCCCAGACAACAGATCTTGGCAGCTATATCAGAGCTTAATGCTGGAAAG GGCCGGGAAAGGCAGATTCTTCAAGAGACCATCCATAACTTCCAATCTTCCTTTGGTAGCAGTGCCAGTAACCCCAGACAACCAGGCGAACCACGCT CTCCAGCTGGTTGGATGAGACACCAGGTTCGTTCCTCAAACAAGCGGTAA
- the anks6 gene encoding ankyrin repeat and SAM domain-containing protein 6 isoform X1, translating into MNFGVPVDSLLLLRACDEGDYETARGILEPGPPKESGRQSRLRSEAGSESSAADILSLVPVDCTDEEGNTALQFASASGHENLVRFLLRKGASVDSRNNYGWTPLMQAARFGHLTVAHILLENGAEINGRNRLGASVLTMAARGGHTHVVKLLLESGAYVDDYDHLAVVANGNNNNSCSTTGFGGGEGCPEGAGGREFMDITALMVASQHGHEATVRLLLEWGSDISFSQKTTGWGPLMVATLSGKVIVAQQLVERGADPDRVNVLSKTAFELAMQLKQRDIKTYLDSITTVRPQTDDERRRPDVFSALRLGNSQLVKEILEEDPTQVNSSNQEGASPLMMAAVSGQLEVVQLMVEKNADIDKQDGVHGWTALMQATYHGNKDIVKYLLSQGADVNLRAKNGYTAFDLVMLLNDPDTELVRLLASVCMQVEKDRSKHRGRVLMTHSKSRQSLKNVPVPPDDKGGLKSWWSRMSNRFRRLKLSHTLRHGLSSNRLAPFPDDAETLLDATMKANSKPGAGSNEVLAPPPALGGSEVSATWAVKSKDPGLCRASSENEEFLITIMLRSGAPSTRLPSDKLKAVIPPFLPPSNFEPWNSDRSRLLREGKSEAPRLPMPPQRKLNSSGNSDITSISRVVSRSIKFPSIPKGPSSSSPSNSGHYHSPHSSGGSNGVAGLNRDSHNRSGGSADSVLSQIAAQRKRAAALIDIKAQAQEKQHSLTQNQPPPPTSAPSLLLPDISLPNVHSGPNLVASDIQSRRKMELKKRPQSGNSSTSKSTSPTLTPSPSPTPKLPTGPGDSLSSASSHPRSKSSGGSSSGTITDEDELSSILKKLSLEKYQPIFEEQEVDMEAFLTLTDGDLKELGIKTDGPRQQILAAISELNAGKGRERQILQETIHNFQSSFGSSASNPRQPGEPRSPAGWMRHQVRSSNKR; encoded by the exons ATGAATTTCGGTGTCCCAGTtgattctctgctgcttttacgTGCTTGTGACGAGGGCGACTATGAGACGGCCCGAGGGATCCTGGAGCCGGGACCCCCGAAAGAGTCCGGGCGGCAGAGCAGGCTGCGGTCAGAAGCGGGGTCGGAGAGCAGCGCCGCGGACATATTGTCTCTTGTGCCGGTGGACTGCACGGACGAGGAGGGGAACACCGCCCTGCAGTTCGCCTCGGCCAGCGGCCACGAGAACCTGGTCCGCTTTCTGCTCCGAAAGGGAGCTTCGGTAGACAGCCGCAACAACTACGGCTGGACCCCCCTGATGCAGGCTGCCAG GTTTGGCCACCTGACGGTTGCTCACATCCTGCTGGAGAATGGGGCAGAGATCAACGGACGGAACAGACTGGGTGCAAGTGTCCTGACAATGGCCGCCCGGGGGGGACATACTCATGTGGTCAAACTACTCCTGGAAAGTGGAGCCTACGTTGATGACTATGATCATCTGGCTGTTGTTGCTAatggtaacaacaacaacagttgcAG CACGACTGGTTTTGGAGGTGGTGAGGGCTGTCCAGAAGGAGCGGGTGGCAGAGAATTCATGGACATCACTGCCCTGATGGTGGCATCTCAGCATGGCCACGAGGCAACGGTGCGCCTGCTGCTGGAGTGGGGCTCTGATATCAGCTTCTCCCAGAAGACCACTGGCTGGGGACCGCTGATGGTGGCCACCCTCAGTGGCAAG gTGATTGTGGCTCAGCAGCTTGTGGAACGTGGAGCTGACCCAGATCGAGTCAATGTTCTGTCAAAGACAGCGTTTGAACTAGCCATGCAGCTGAAGCAGAGGGACATCAAGACATACCTGGACTCTATCACCACCGTCAGACCGCAGACAG ATGATGAGAGAAGAAGGCCTGATGTGTTCAGTGCCCTCAGATTGG GAAATTCCCAACTAGTAAAAGAGATCTTAGAGGAGGATCCCACTCAAGTGAATTCATCCAACCAGGAGGGAGCGTCACCCCTGATGATGGCAGCTGTCAGCGGTCAGCTAGAGGTGGTGCAGCTGATGGTGGAAAAGAATGCTGACATAGACAAACAAGATGGTGTCCATGGGTGGACAGCACTAATGCAGGCCACCTATCATGG tAATAAAGACATTGTGAAGTACCTGCTAAGTCAGGGGGCAGATGTCAACCTTCGAGCGAAGAATGGATACACAGCCTTTGATCTGGTTATGCTGCTGAATGACCCAG ACACTGAGCTGGTGCGCCTTTTAGCATCAGTATGTATGCAAGTAGAAAAAGACAGGTCGAAACACCGCGGGAGAGTCTTAATGACTCACTCCAAAAGTCGACAGTCCCTCAAAAATGTTCCTGTACCACCCGACGACAAGGGAGGTCTCAAG TCATGGTGGAGTAGGATGTCAAATCGATTCCGGCGGCTCAAGTTGAGCCACACCCTGAGGCATGGCCTGTCGTCCAATCGTCTGGCTCCATTCCCAGATGATGCTGAAACTTTACTGGATGCCACGATGAAGGCAAATAGCAAACCTGGTGCTGGATCTAATGAGGTGCTGGCCCCACCTCCTGCCCTCGGAGGGAGTGAAGTCAGCGCTACCTGGGCTGTCAAGAGCAAAGACCCTG gTCTTTGTAGAGCATCTTCAGAAAATGAGGAATTCCTAATAACCATAATG TTGAGAAGTGGTGCGCCGTCGACACGGCTGCCGAGTGACAAACTGAAAGCAGTGATCCCTCCATTCCTGCCTCCATCCAACTTTGAGCCATGGAACTCAGACCGTTCACGTCTCCTCAGGGAGGGAAAGAGTGAAGCACCCAGACTGCCCATGCCTCCACAAAGGAAGCTAAACAGCAGTGGAAATTCAGATATT ACATCTATCAGCCGTGTGGTTAGCAGGTCAATTAAATTTCCCAGCATCCCCAAGGGACCATCATCCTCATCTCCCTCCAACTCAGGTCATTACCACTCACCCCACTCCTCTGGTGGATCCAATGGAGTTGCTGGGCTCAACCGGGACTCTCACAACCGTTCag GGGGCAGTGCAGACAGTGTTCTCTCGCAGATAGCAGCCCAACGaaagagagcagctgctttgaTTGACATAAAGGCCCAAGCTCAAGAGAAACAGCACAGTCTGACACAGAACCAACCCCCACCACCAACTTCAGCACCCAGCCTGCTACTGCCTGACATCAGCCTGCCCAACGTCCACTCAGGCCCTAACCTGGTTGCCTCTGACATCCAGTCAAGAAgg AAGATGGAGTTAAAGAAGAGACCCCAGTCAGGGAATTCTTCCACTTCTAAGAGCACATCACCCACTTTGACCCCATCTCCTTCCCCAACACCTAAGCTTCCTACTGGGCCAGGAGACTCTCTGTCCTCAGCTTCCTCCCATCCTCGCTCCAAGAGCAGTGGAGGTTCCAGCAGTGGGACCATCACTGATGAAG ACGAGCTGTCTAGTATCTTGAAGAAACTGTCCTTGGAGAAGTACCAGCCCATATTTGAAGAGCAGGAG GTGGACATGGAGGCATTCCTTACTTTAACAGATGGAGATCTGAAGGAGCTGGGAATTAAAACAGATGGCCCCAGACAACAGATCTTGGCAGCTATATCAGAGCTTAATGCTGGAAAG GGCCGGGAAAGGCAGATTCTTCAAGAGACCATCCATAACTTCCAATCTTCCTTTGGTAGCAGTGCCAGTAACCCCAGACAACCAGGCGAACCACGCT CTCCAGCTGGTTGGATGAGACACCAGGTTCGTTCCTCAAACAAGCGGTAA
- the rps20 gene encoding small ribosomal subunit protein uS10 isoform X2, with the protein MAFKDTGKAPVEAEVAIHRIRITLTSRNVKSLEKVCADLIRGAKEKNLKVKGPVRMPTKTLRITTRKTPCGEGSKTWDRFQMRIHKRLIDLHSPSEIVKQITSISIEPGVEVEVTIADA; encoded by the exons ATG GCTTTCAAAGACACCGGTAAGGCTCCTGTGGAGGCAGAAGTTGCCATTCACCGGATCCGTATAACCCTCACCAGCCGCAATGTCAAGTCTTTGGAGAAGG TCTGTGCAGATTTGATCCGCGGAGCCAAGGAGAAGAACCTGAAGGTGAAGGGACCTGTCCGCATGCCAACCAAG ACTCTGCGCATCACCACCAGAAAGACTCCCTGTGGTGAAGGATCCAAAACCTGGGATCGTTTCCAGATGAGGATTCACAAGCGCCTGATTGATCTGCACAGCCCATCTGAAATTGTCAAGCAGATTACCTCCATCAGCATCGAGCCTGGTGTTGAGGTTGAAGTTACCATTGCAGATGCATAA